A genomic segment from Spongiibacter sp. IMCC21906 encodes:
- the tuf gene encoding elongation factor Tu: MAKEKFERNKPHINVGTIGHVDHGKTTLTAALTRVCAEVFGGTAVAFDGIDNAPEEKARGITIATSHVEYDSNIRHYAHVDCPGHADYVKNMITGAAQMDGAILVCGATDGPMPQTREHILLSRQVGVPFIVVFLNKADLLAEDCGGVGSEEYNEMLELVEMELRELLDTYDFPGDDTPIIAGSALMALNGQDDNELGTTAVAKLVEALDTYIPEPERAIDQPFLMPIEDVFSISGRGTVVTGRVERGILKTGDEIEIIGIHDTTKTVCTGVEMFRKLLDEGRAGENVGVLLRGTKRDEVERGQVLAKPGSIKPHTRFEAEVYVLSKEEGGRHTPFFKGYRPQFYFRTTDVTGACELPEGTEMVMPGDNIKMDVTLIAPIAMEDGLRFAIREGGRTVGAGVVAKIVE; this comes from the coding sequence ATGGCAAAAGAGAAGTTTGAACGTAATAAGCCCCATATCAATGTGGGTACCATTGGTCACGTTGACCACGGTAAAACTACCCTGACAGCGGCATTGACCCGCGTGTGTGCAGAGGTGTTTGGTGGTACAGCGGTAGCTTTCGATGGTATCGATAACGCGCCAGAAGAAAAAGCGCGTGGTATCACCATTGCGACCTCTCATGTTGAGTATGACTCTAATATTCGTCACTACGCCCACGTTGACTGCCCGGGTCACGCCGATTATGTGAAAAACATGATTACCGGTGCGGCGCAGATGGATGGTGCGATTCTGGTATGTGGCGCCACAGACGGCCCAATGCCTCAAACGCGTGAGCACATCCTGTTGTCGCGTCAGGTTGGTGTGCCGTTTATTGTTGTCTTCCTGAATAAAGCTGACTTGCTGGCAGAAGATTGTGGTGGCGTAGGCAGCGAAGAATACAACGAAATGCTGGAATTGGTAGAGATGGAGCTGCGTGAGCTGCTCGATACCTACGACTTCCCTGGCGACGATACGCCCATCATTGCCGGTTCTGCATTGATGGCATTGAATGGCCAAGACGACAACGAGCTGGGTACAACCGCTGTTGCTAAATTGGTTGAAGCGCTGGATACCTATATTCCAGAGCCAGAGCGTGCTATCGATCAGCCGTTCCTGATGCCGATTGAAGATGTGTTCTCTATCTCTGGTCGCGGTACGGTTGTAACCGGCCGTGTAGAGCGTGGCATTTTGAAGACTGGCGACGAAATCGAAATTATCGGTATCCACGACACCACCAAAACCGTTTGTACGGGTGTTGAAATGTTCCGCAAGCTGCTTGACGAAGGTCGCGCTGGTGAGAACGTAGGTGTGCTGTTGCGTGGTACTAAGCGTGACGAAGTTGAGCGTGGTCAAGTATTGGCTAAGCCCGGTTCTATCAAGCCGCATACGCGTTTTGAAGCTGAGGTTTACGTGCTGTCTAAAGAAGAGGGTGGCCGTCACACGCCATTCTTTAAAGGCTACCGCCCCCAGTTCTACTTCCGTACTACGGACGTGACAGGTGCGTGTGAGCTGCCTGAAGGCACTGAAATGGTAATGCCTGGCGATAACATCAAGATGGACGTGACATTGATTGCGCCTATCGCGATGGAAGATGGTCTGCGCTTCGCGATTCGCGAAGGTGGTCGTACTGTCGGCGCGGGTGTTGTCGCTAAAATCGTCGAGTAA